A single genomic interval of Aegicerativicinus sediminis harbors:
- a CDS encoding hydroxymethylglutaryl-CoA lyase, producing MKFPIFEVVSEIKIIECPRDAMQGIKTFIPTEKKVAYIQSLLRVGFDTIDFGSFVSPKAIPQMADSAEVLSSLDLSKTNSKLLAIVANYRGAEDACQFSEIDYLGYPFSISENFQMRNTHKTIAQSVDTLQQILNLANSKNKEVVVYISMGFGNPYGDPWDVEIVADWTEKLDHMGVKIISLSDTIGSSDGETISYLFENLIPRYPHIEFGAHLHTTPSTWFEKIDAAYKSGCRRFDGAIQGFGGCPMAKDELTGNMPTEKLLSYFTSQKCNPLNAMAFESAYNEALKVFNNF from the coding sequence ATGAAGTTTCCTATTTTTGAGGTTGTGAGTGAAATAAAAATAATAGAATGTCCGAGAGATGCCATGCAGGGCATCAAAACATTTATCCCTACTGAAAAGAAGGTAGCATACATTCAGTCGTTATTGCGTGTAGGATTTGATACAATTGATTTTGGGAGCTTTGTATCACCTAAGGCAATTCCTCAAATGGCAGACTCTGCAGAGGTTCTTTCCAGTTTAGATTTATCTAAAACTAACAGTAAGTTGCTGGCAATAGTTGCCAACTATAGAGGTGCTGAAGATGCTTGCCAGTTTTCTGAGATTGATTATTTGGGTTACCCGTTTTCTATTTCGGAAAATTTCCAAATGAGAAACACTCATAAAACAATTGCACAGTCCGTCGATACCCTACAGCAAATTTTGAATTTGGCAAATTCAAAAAATAAGGAAGTAGTGGTATATATTTCAATGGGTTTTGGGAATCCTTATGGCGATCCTTGGGATGTTGAAATTGTTGCTGATTGGACAGAAAAATTAGACCATATGGGGGTAAAAATTATTTCCCTAAGCGACACCATTGGTAGTTCCGATGGGGAAACCATTAGTTATCTTTTTGAAAATTTAATTCCGAGGTATCCACATATTGAATTTGGTGCACATCTACATACTACTCCCTCAACCTGGTTTGAAAAAATCGATGCTGCCTACAAATCTGGATGCAGGCGATTCGATGGCGCAATACAAGGTTTCGGCGGTTGTCCTATGGCAAAGGATGAGCTTACGGGTAATATGCCAACAGAAAAATTACTATCATATTTTACTTCCCAAAAGTGTAATCCTCTAAATGCAATGGCTTTTGAAAGCGCTTACAATGAGGCTTTAAAGGTTTTCAACAACTTTTAG
- the pepT gene encoding peptidase T has product MIDAKKLTERFISYVKIHSESDPNSETTPSTERQWDIAKKLVEDLKAIGLSEVQIDDKAYIMATLPSNIDKDIPTIGFISHFDTSPDFTGKNVNPQFQENYDGSDIVLNEEQNIILSPDYFEDLLQYKGQTLITTDGTTLLGADDKAGITEIVCAMEYLINHPEIKHGTIKVGFTPDEEIGRGAHHFDVTKFGADWAYTMDGSEIGELEFENFNAASAVVTIKGKSVHPGYAKDKMVNSIYIANKFIDALPRLETPEHTEHYQGFFHLHKVNGDVEETRLQYIIRDHDMDQFEARKSMIEQIAFDINSEYEKEVITVEIKNQYLNMREKIEPVMHIVDLAEEAMKAVGIEPNIKPIRGGTDGSQLSYMGLPCPNIFAGGHNFHGRFEYVPVESMVKATEVICKIAELAATKDL; this is encoded by the coding sequence ATGATTGATGCGAAAAAATTAACCGAAAGATTCATTAGCTACGTGAAAATCCATTCAGAATCTGATCCAAATTCTGAAACTACTCCAAGTACTGAACGCCAGTGGGATATTGCCAAAAAGCTGGTAGAAGATTTAAAGGCAATTGGACTTAGCGAAGTTCAAATCGATGATAAAGCTTATATAATGGCAACTCTTCCTTCTAATATTGATAAGGACATACCAACAATTGGGTTTATTTCGCATTTTGATACGAGTCCGGATTTTACTGGTAAAAATGTCAATCCACAATTTCAAGAGAATTATGATGGAAGTGATATTGTTTTAAATGAGGAGCAAAACATTATACTTTCACCTGATTATTTCGAAGATTTGCTACAATATAAAGGCCAAACACTTATTACCACAGATGGGACTACTCTTTTGGGGGCAGACGATAAAGCCGGGATTACCGAAATTGTTTGTGCAATGGAATATTTAATTAACCACCCAGAGATAAAACATGGTACTATTAAGGTGGGTTTTACCCCGGATGAGGAAATAGGAAGGGGTGCACACCATTTCGATGTGACCAAATTTGGTGCAGATTGGGCTTATACGATGGACGGCAGTGAAATTGGGGAGCTAGAATTTGAAAATTTTAATGCTGCTAGCGCGGTGGTAACCATTAAGGGAAAGTCGGTACATCCTGGTTATGCTAAAGATAAAATGGTTAACTCCATTTACATAGCAAACAAATTTATTGATGCATTGCCACGACTTGAAACCCCAGAACATACTGAGCATTACCAAGGATTTTTTCATTTACATAAAGTAAATGGAGATGTTGAGGAAACCAGATTACAGTATATTATTCGCGACCATGATATGGATCAATTTGAGGCACGAAAATCAATGATAGAGCAAATTGCATTTGATATCAATTCAGAATATGAAAAAGAAGTTATCACGGTTGAAATAAAGAACCAGTATTTAAACATGCGTGAAAAAATTGAGCCTGTAATGCATATTGTAGATTTGGCTGAGGAAGCAATGAAAGCTGTAGGTATTGAACCCAATATAAAACCAATTCGGGGTGGTACAGATGGCTCTCAACTATCTTATATGGGACTTCCATGCCCTAACATTTTTGCAGGGGGACATAATTTCCACGGTCGTTTTGAATATGTTCCGGTTGAAAGTATGGTTAAAGCAACCGAAGTTATCTGTAAAATTGCAGAGTTGGCCGCTACCAAAGATTTATAA
- a CDS encoding TonB-dependent receptor family protein, whose product MKLNLSSLILLISVNGTILAQQQENTPIDSIQKLDEVIINSNVIFGNKYVAKNRTGSAYYLSPEELKTFNYTDINRVLKTVPGVNLYEEDGFGLRPNISLRGTSPERSAKISLMEDGVLISPAPYSASSAYYFPSVARMEAVEILKGSSQVQYGPFTTGGAINMISTQIPNSFNGGVNASLGSFNTARLHAKIGDSKTNFGYMVEYLNYNSDGFKNLLNDKNTGFDINEVVGKFRINSNPEAKIYQALEAKFQYSDEVSNETYLGLTESDFSESPFNRYAGSQKDQMNADHIQFMLTHALNFNKNLRITTNGYYNEFKRNWYKLDDIIFDGNKQGISSVVSNPSDFSNHLSIVRGDLNTDEDALLVKANNRRYISKGVQSKFDYHWYGDNTFHDLEIGVRFHYDQEDRYQWEDGYSILDAIMTKTSDGEKGAQGNRISSANAFATYAMYKLKINNLTLTPGIRYENIKLNRTDFGSSDPNRTGLDISERENTVDVFIPGLGFNYAITDLVSIFGGIHKGFSPPSNQPGEKAEESVNYELGSRFTYGKLRGELVGFYNDYSNLLGSDLAATGGTGSLDQFNAGEVIVNGLELLLNYNLMPQNSKFSLPITFGYTYTNSEFQSSFGSSDELWGDVNEGDELPYISKNQFNAMIGLEHKKFQLNLSGRYNGKFRTKAGSGSIPDDELVKSNFIIDFAGKYHFKNYLSFTTNIINVLDETYAVSRVPAGLRPGHPFGIYGGVEFRF is encoded by the coding sequence ATGAAGTTAAACTTATCCTCTCTAATTCTTCTAATTTCTGTCAACGGTACAATTTTAGCCCAACAGCAAGAAAATACCCCAATAGATTCAATTCAAAAACTTGACGAAGTAATAATCAATTCCAATGTCATTTTTGGTAATAAGTATGTTGCCAAAAACAGAACAGGTTCTGCCTATTATCTTTCTCCTGAAGAACTAAAGACATTCAATTATACCGACATAAACAGAGTTTTAAAAACGGTTCCAGGTGTCAATCTTTATGAAGAGGATGGGTTCGGGTTACGTCCCAATATTAGTTTAAGAGGAACTTCTCCCGAAAGAAGTGCAAAAATTTCACTAATGGAAGATGGAGTATTAATTTCCCCTGCACCTTATAGTGCCTCTTCTGCATATTATTTTCCTTCAGTGGCAAGGATGGAGGCGGTAGAAATTTTAAAAGGTAGCAGCCAAGTTCAATATGGGCCATTCACAACTGGTGGAGCAATCAATATGATTTCCACCCAAATTCCGAATAGTTTCAATGGAGGTGTAAATGCAAGTTTAGGATCATTCAATACAGCTAGATTACATGCTAAAATTGGTGACAGTAAAACTAATTTCGGTTATATGGTTGAATACCTAAATTATAATTCCGACGGATTCAAAAATCTTTTAAATGATAAAAACACTGGCTTTGATATTAATGAAGTAGTTGGGAAATTCAGAATAAATTCAAACCCAGAGGCTAAAATTTACCAAGCATTGGAAGCTAAATTCCAATACTCGGACGAAGTTTCCAATGAAACCTATCTTGGACTAACGGAATCTGATTTCAGTGAATCTCCATTCAATAGGTATGCCGGTTCCCAAAAAGATCAAATGAATGCAGACCATATACAGTTTATGCTTACCCATGCATTGAATTTCAATAAAAATCTTAGGATTACTACTAATGGTTATTACAATGAGTTTAAAAGGAATTGGTACAAACTAGATGACATAATTTTTGACGGAAATAAGCAAGGTATTTCTAGCGTGGTTTCAAATCCAAGCGATTTCTCGAATCACTTGTCAATCGTGAGAGGAGACCTCAATACCGATGAAGATGCCTTATTGGTAAAAGCAAATAACCGAAGGTACATTTCTAAAGGTGTTCAATCTAAATTTGATTACCATTGGTATGGAGACAATACTTTTCATGATTTAGAAATAGGGGTTCGTTTCCATTACGACCAAGAAGATAGATACCAATGGGAGGATGGATATAGCATATTAGATGCCATTATGACTAAAACTTCTGATGGTGAAAAAGGAGCACAAGGCAATCGAATTAGTAGTGCTAATGCATTTGCAACATATGCCATGTATAAATTAAAAATAAATAATTTAACCCTAACTCCAGGGATTAGATATGAGAACATCAAATTAAACCGGACCGATTTTGGAAGTAGCGATCCCAACAGAACAGGATTAGATATTTCTGAACGTGAAAATACCGTGGATGTTTTTATTCCTGGACTCGGTTTTAATTATGCTATTACCGATTTGGTTTCAATCTTTGGTGGGATTCATAAAGGATTTTCGCCTCCAAGTAACCAACCAGGAGAAAAAGCCGAAGAAAGCGTTAATTATGAATTAGGTTCAAGATTTACTTACGGTAAATTAAGAGGAGAATTGGTCGGTTTCTATAATGATTACAGTAATCTTTTAGGCAGTGATTTGGCTGCAACAGGAGGCACAGGATCATTAGATCAATTTAATGCTGGAGAAGTAATAGTTAATGGTTTGGAACTACTTTTAAATTACAATTTAATGCCCCAAAATTCTAAATTCAGTTTACCTATTACATTTGGTTATACCTATACAAATTCTGAATTTCAAAGCAGTTTTGGAAGCAGTGATGAATTATGGGGAGACGTTAACGAAGGAGATGAATTACCGTATATATCGAAAAATCAATTCAACGCTATGATTGGATTAGAGCATAAAAAATTTCAATTAAATCTTAGCGGTCGTTATAATGGTAAATTCAGAACAAAAGCAGGCTCTGGATCTATACCAGATGATGAATTGGTTAAGTCTAATTTTATAATTGATTTTGCTGGTAAATACCATTTTAAAAACTACCTGAGTTTTACAACTAATATCATTAATGTCTTGGACGAAACCTATGCAGTATCTCGCGTACCCGCAGGATTAAGACCAGGCCATCCGTTTGGGATATATGGAGGTGTAGAGTTCAGATTTTAA
- a CDS encoding PepSY-associated TM helix domain-containing protein — translation MKKNYTFRKLINDIHLWLGIGSGIVLFLVCLSGTILTFEKEIKSAFTENLELEGNSESILSAEQLVEKLSGKGTIDGFTIPSNSTSPYEFRVKMSPEDRRGTAVYVNQFTGKTLQHETNDSINEFFMTMFRLHRWLLLDTSVGRPIVGIATIIFFFLSISGIILWFPKKMLWKQFKPGFKIKFSASWKRINHDLHNTLGFYACIFLIVMTLTGLNWSFGWYKEGASAVLGTPVFNRSQPEITVPESNASELSLSEILNIANEEFNYSGDLSIGLPSDRNDYFNIRKKNASSWTPTVSNSLILSKQGDILLKDIFNEKPLNVQIASLIKPLHTGEIFGGISKIIYFLACLIATSLPITGTIIWINKLKKKRAKKRTKQIKKVIKLYS, via the coding sequence ATGAAGAAAAACTACACATTTAGAAAATTAATTAATGACATTCATTTATGGTTGGGAATTGGCAGTGGGATAGTGTTATTCTTGGTCTGTTTGAGTGGTACTATTTTAACTTTTGAAAAAGAAATTAAATCAGCGTTTACTGAAAATTTGGAGTTAGAGGGCAATTCTGAATCAATATTGTCCGCTGAGCAGTTGGTTGAGAAACTTTCTGGGAAGGGCACAATTGATGGTTTTACCATACCATCCAATTCAACATCGCCATATGAATTTAGAGTAAAAATGTCCCCTGAAGATAGAAGGGGAACTGCAGTTTATGTAAATCAATTTACTGGTAAAACTTTACAACATGAAACTAATGATAGTATAAATGAATTTTTTATGACTATGTTCAGGTTGCACCGCTGGCTACTTTTAGATACTTCCGTAGGTCGACCGATCGTTGGTATAGCAACAATCATCTTTTTCTTTTTGTCAATTTCTGGTATCATTTTATGGTTTCCAAAAAAGATGTTATGGAAGCAGTTTAAACCTGGTTTCAAAATTAAATTTTCAGCAAGCTGGAAACGTATCAACCACGATTTACACAATACATTGGGATTTTATGCCTGTATCTTTTTAATTGTTATGACACTCACGGGCCTTAATTGGTCATTTGGGTGGTACAAAGAAGGTGCAAGTGCTGTACTAGGAACTCCTGTTTTTAACCGTAGTCAACCTGAAATTACTGTTCCAGAAAGCAATGCTTCTGAATTAAGTCTTTCTGAAATTTTGAATATAGCTAATGAGGAGTTTAATTATAGCGGTGACTTGAGTATAGGTCTACCTTCAGATCGCAATGATTATTTTAATATACGTAAAAAAAATGCAAGTTCTTGGACTCCAACTGTTAGCAATAGCCTAATCCTTTCTAAGCAAGGTGATATTTTACTGAAAGATATATTTAATGAAAAGCCTTTAAACGTTCAAATTGCATCCTTGATTAAACCACTTCATACAGGTGAGATATTTGGAGGAATTTCGAAAATAATTTATTTCTTGGCTTGTCTTATTGCTACTAGTTTACCAATTACCGGAACAATAATTTGGATTAACAAACTCAAGAAAAAACGAGCAAAGAAACGCACTAAGCAAATTAAGAAAGTAATTAAATTGTACAGCTAA
- the guaB gene encoding IMP dehydrogenase, with translation MFTDHHKILGEGLTYDDVLLVPAYSEVLPRDVSTATKFTRNILLNVPIISAAMDTVTESAMAIAMAREGGIGVLHKNMTILQQASEVRRVKRAESGMIIDPVTLPMTATVRDAKKSMAEHHIGGIPIVDAEGTLKGIVTNRDLRFEHHNERAITEVMTSENLVTAGVGTSLKDAEAILQENKIEKLLIVDDNYKLAGLITFRDITKLTQKPIANKDSYGRLRVAAAIGVTADAEERAEALVNAGVDAIIIDTAHGHTKGVVSVLKNLKKTFDSTDMVVGNIATPDAAKFLVDAGADAVKVGIGPGSICTTRVVAGVGFPQFSAVLNVASAIKGSGIPVIADGGIRYTGDIPKALAAGADSVMLGSLLAGTKESPGETIIFEGRKFKSYRGMGSVEAMKQGSKDRYFQDVEDDIKKLVPEGIVGRVPYKGDLVESIHQFVGGLRAGMGYCGAKDIETLKESGKFVKITSSGIMESHPHDVTITKEAPNYSR, from the coding sequence ATGTTCACAGATCACCACAAAATTCTTGGTGAAGGCCTTACTTACGACGACGTTTTACTCGTTCCGGCTTATTCAGAAGTATTACCAAGAGACGTTAGCACAGCTACAAAATTTACCCGCAACATTTTATTAAATGTTCCTATTATTTCAGCCGCTATGGATACAGTGACTGAAAGTGCTATGGCTATTGCAATGGCTCGTGAAGGTGGAATTGGGGTGCTTCACAAAAACATGACTATTTTGCAACAGGCTAGTGAAGTCCGCCGTGTTAAGCGTGCAGAAAGTGGGATGATAATCGATCCCGTTACCTTGCCTATGACGGCAACCGTTAGAGATGCAAAGAAAAGTATGGCTGAGCATCATATTGGCGGTATACCTATTGTAGATGCCGAAGGAACGTTAAAAGGTATTGTTACAAATCGCGATCTTCGTTTTGAACATCATAATGAAAGAGCCATCACCGAAGTAATGACTTCTGAAAATTTGGTAACAGCTGGTGTAGGTACTTCCCTGAAGGATGCTGAGGCAATACTTCAAGAAAATAAAATTGAAAAACTTCTTATAGTTGACGACAATTATAAATTAGCGGGTCTAATAACTTTTAGGGATATTACAAAACTTACCCAGAAACCAATAGCTAATAAAGATTCTTATGGTAGGTTAAGGGTAGCAGCCGCTATCGGTGTAACTGCTGATGCTGAAGAAAGGGCAGAAGCTCTTGTTAATGCTGGGGTTGATGCTATTATTATAGACACTGCTCATGGTCATACAAAAGGAGTGGTTTCTGTATTGAAAAATTTGAAAAAGACCTTTGATTCTACAGATATGGTGGTTGGTAATATAGCAACACCGGATGCCGCCAAATTTTTAGTTGATGCTGGAGCAGATGCAGTAAAAGTAGGTATTGGACCTGGTTCTATTTGTACAACCCGTGTCGTAGCTGGTGTTGGATTTCCACAATTTTCAGCTGTATTAAATGTAGCTTCGGCTATAAAAGGGTCTGGCATACCTGTGATTGCAGATGGAGGTATTCGTTATACCGGAGATATACCAAAAGCTTTGGCTGCTGGTGCAGATAGCGTTATGTTGGGTTCGCTTTTGGCAGGAACAAAAGAATCTCCAGGAGAAACCATAATTTTTGAAGGAAGAAAATTTAAGTCATATCGTGGTATGGGTTCTGTAGAAGCCATGAAACAGGGTAGCAAAGATCGCTATTTCCAAGATGTTGAAGATGATATTAAGAAGTTGGTTCCGGAAGGAATTGTTGGACGAGTGCCTTACAAAGGAGATTTGGTAGAAAGCATTCATCAATTTGTTGGTGGTTTAAGAGCAGGTATGGGCTATTGCGGTGCAAAGGATATTGAAACATTGAAGGAATCAGGCAAATTTGTTAAAATTACTTCTTCAGGTATTATGGAAAGTCATCCACACGATGTCACTATAACAAAGGAAGCACCAAATTATTCAAGATAA
- a CDS encoding quinone-dependent dihydroorotate dehydrogenase, with translation MYKQIIRPLLFNFDPESVHHFTFKTLKILNHLPFVSSIIKHSFKVEDPRLEKEVFGLRFKNPIGLAAGFDKDGKLYEELNDLGFGFIEIGTLTPLPQPGNPKKRLFRLKKDKAIINRMGFNNEGVEKAVERLKHNKNVLIGGNIGKNKATPNENAVDDYIKCFDALFPWVDYFVVNVSSPNTPNLRELQDKKPLMQLLETLQDRNLKMAKEVKAKPILLKIAPDLTDSQLLDIIDIVETTGISGIIATNTTISREGLTDSNKSETGGMSGAPLTKRANEVVKFLVAKRKSYFPIIGVGGIHTVEDAIERLESGADLIQLYTGFIYEGPALIKNINKELLKRKAG, from the coding sequence ATGTACAAACAAATCATCCGCCCCCTTCTTTTTAATTTCGATCCTGAATCTGTTCATCATTTCACCTTTAAAACTCTTAAAATCTTAAATCACTTGCCGTTTGTTTCTTCCATCATTAAACATAGTTTTAAGGTAGAAGATCCAAGATTGGAAAAGGAGGTTTTTGGTTTAAGATTTAAAAATCCTATAGGGTTGGCAGCTGGTTTTGACAAGGATGGCAAATTGTATGAAGAATTAAATGATTTGGGTTTTGGATTTATAGAAATAGGTACCTTAACTCCGTTACCTCAGCCTGGAAATCCTAAAAAACGATTATTCCGATTGAAAAAAGATAAGGCCATAATTAATAGGATGGGCTTTAATAATGAAGGTGTTGAAAAGGCTGTGGAAAGACTAAAACATAATAAGAATGTTTTGATAGGTGGCAATATTGGCAAAAATAAGGCAACTCCGAACGAAAATGCTGTTGATGATTATATTAAATGTTTCGATGCATTATTTCCTTGGGTGGATTATTTTGTGGTGAATGTTAGTTCACCTAATACCCCTAATTTAAGAGAGTTACAGGACAAAAAACCCTTAATGCAACTACTTGAAACTTTACAAGATAGAAACCTAAAAATGGCAAAGGAGGTTAAGGCCAAACCAATTCTTTTAAAAATAGCACCAGATTTAACCGATTCCCAATTATTGGATATAATAGACATTGTTGAAACCACCGGTATTTCCGGAATTATTGCCACTAATACAACCATAAGTAGGGAAGGTTTAACTGATTCTAACAAATCTGAAACCGGTGGAATGAGTGGTGCTCCACTAACCAAAAGAGCCAATGAGGTTGTTAAATTTTTGGTTGCAAAAAGAAAAAGTTACTTTCCCATTATTGGTGTAGGTGGTATACACACGGTAGAGGATGCAATTGAGCGATTAGAGTCCGGAGCAGATTTAATTCAGCTGTATACTGGTTTTATATACGAAGGTCCTGCATTAATTAAAAATATTAACAAGGAACTTTTAAAAAGAAAAGCTGGTTAA
- a CDS encoding GNAT family N-acetyltransferase yields the protein MIKAVTSNHDIEITAKLAHKIWNQHYVPIIGKAQVNYMVEKFQSEEAIKDQLDNGFKYFLIYFSETPCGYLAIISNTEEKKLMISKIYIDKGFRGKNLGSELLEFAINYGKDHSLKAIWLTVNKDNYHSIKWYETRGFRKEKKVEIDIGNGFIMDDYIMEKTI from the coding sequence TTGATAAAAGCTGTCACTTCTAATCATGATATAGAGATTACTGCCAAATTAGCTCATAAAATTTGGAACCAACATTATGTCCCTATCATTGGAAAAGCCCAAGTGAATTATATGGTTGAAAAATTCCAAAGTGAAGAAGCAATTAAGGATCAGTTAGACAATGGCTTTAAATACTTTCTAATTTATTTCTCCGAAACCCCTTGTGGTTATTTGGCAATAATTTCAAATACTGAAGAAAAAAAATTGATGATTAGCAAAATCTATATTGATAAGGGTTTCAGAGGAAAAAATCTAGGATCAGAATTGCTGGAATTTGCCATTAATTATGGCAAGGATCATTCTTTGAAAGCAATTTGGTTAACAGTCAATAAAGATAATTATCATTCAATAAAATGGTATGAAACACGAGGTTTTAGAAAAGAGAAAAAGGTTGAAATAGATATAGGTAACGGATTTATTATGGATGACTATATCATGGAAAAGACTATTTAA
- a CDS encoding c-type cytochrome, giving the protein MNDFEKLFRSLKIIFSLLMAGVIFISIFIVYYSYNPEMLQFVQPKSSIWVVKIPEEQFDAGAMDAIVKKGYQIVTETSSWLGPSTEDPQRRFAGNNLSCSNCHLQAGAQAGSGSWVGVTDRYPQFRGRENKIGTIEDRINGCMERSMNGKILDVNDPNMMAIVSYMEWLGEGLPEERIKEYSGYPKIVLPNVAVDLGKGKDVYTRECMVCHGEGGQGIPKPNGVGYTYPPLWGSDSYNNGAGMHRVITAAEFIKSNMPFLQATWDNPKLTDEEAYNVAGYINSFERPEKASLTEDFPDKKLKPVSTPYGPWTDEFPAEQHKFGPFIPIIEFYKKEFGITKSK; this is encoded by the coding sequence ATGAACGATTTTGAAAAACTTTTTAGGTCTTTAAAAATTATATTCTCGCTGCTAATGGCGGGTGTAATTTTCATTTCCATTTTCATTGTATACTATAGTTACAACCCTGAAATGTTACAATTTGTTCAACCCAAATCGAGTATCTGGGTAGTTAAGATTCCAGAAGAACAATTTGATGCAGGTGCTATGGATGCGATTGTTAAAAAAGGCTATCAAATTGTAACCGAAACTTCGAGTTGGTTAGGCCCCTCAACAGAAGACCCTCAGCGCCGTTTTGCTGGCAATAATCTTTCTTGTTCAAACTGCCACCTTCAAGCTGGGGCTCAAGCAGGTTCGGGGTCTTGGGTTGGTGTCACAGATCGCTATCCACAATTCCGTGGTAGAGAAAACAAAATTGGAACAATTGAAGACAGAATAAATGGGTGCATGGAAAGAAGCATGAATGGAAAAATACTGGATGTAAACGACCCAAACATGATGGCTATTGTAAGCTATATGGAATGGTTAGGAGAAGGACTCCCTGAGGAAAGAATAAAAGAATATAGTGGCTATCCAAAAATCGTTCTGCCTAATGTAGCGGTGGATCTGGGAAAAGGCAAGGATGTATACACAAGAGAATGCATGGTATGTCATGGAGAAGGTGGACAAGGTATTCCAAAACCAAATGGTGTTGGTTACACTTATCCTCCACTATGGGGATCTGATTCATACAATAACGGCGCAGGAATGCACAGGGTAATTACAGCTGCAGAATTTATTAAATCTAATATGCCTTTTTTGCAAGCTACTTGGGATAACCCAAAATTAACAGATGAAGAGGCTTATAATGTGGCAGGTTATATTAACAGTTTTGAAAGACCTGAAAAAGCCTCTCTTACCGAAGATTTCCCTGATAAAAAATTAAAGCCCGTATCCACTCCCTATGGACCCTGGACAGATGAATTTCCTGCTGAACAGCATAAATTTGGGCCCTTTATACCTATCATAGAATTCTATAAAAAGGAATTCGGAATTACAAAAAGCAAATAA